The Vigna radiata var. radiata cultivar VC1973A chromosome 6, Vradiata_ver6, whole genome shotgun sequence DNA segment ttactctaacaattaatgaaaaagcatatagaattaagaatcaattcaaatacatgagagtttacaaggttacatcattccccaacaacaaatagaaattagttccccatagacatgggggaacctatgaataatggaagaaagaaagaatggaagactaagaattggctaagagtgtattgctatgctcttctctaccagggatgcaaaacctagagccccagggtcctttaaataatgtCAGACGCGTCCCAAAGTGCAACCCGGtctaaaagaatcaaatcagagtaGAATCAGGGCTCGATCCAAGCGTCGTAGAGAGCTCGCCCATGCTTGAATCGGGGttcatgttgggcttgggcgtcAGTTTTGGACGCTTAGGCTTCGGGCGTCCATCGCCTGGGCGTTGGGTCTGTCGCCCGGGAGACCAACGGTGATTTAGAACTCACTGTTTTTCGTTCCTATCGCCCGcgcttcgggttttctcccttcttggtgcctttttgacatcttttgagctccatcttcttgggttttcacttcttcttctagtattgcttcaatctctgtcaaaacaagggaaatttgttagaaaactgttaaagtcaacctcaactctcttattcacacaatttactgaaaacacatgagttcaagcaagtttctaagtgaaaaagggtgcttttagtatcaaaatcacatagctAATAACGGTGTTTCAAACCGTTATCAGACGTCCAGTAAGCTTGAAGGAGTTTTGGATTCCTTAGAGTAAGTTCATCTATATTTTTGGTAAAGGAAagtaattgcatttttttttgttatagaTTTCATGAAGTTTGTGATTTGCATGATTGAGTTGTATGATGAAGTTTGATCTgttgaatttggtttttctggatGTTTGGCTTGTGTTTGTCTTGGTTGAGTTTATGTTGATTGAAGAACTTAGGATTTGATAAATTAAGCAAGTTGGTATGTGTCTtgacattaaatgttttttttaccaACGTATTAAGAAGGAAATACAAATTTGACCATTTGAACAAGTTCCTTTTCCATGAAATCATAGAAATTAATCTCTTGATATATGACACAGTGTTGAGTGGTGGCAATTCAACCTTGAACGCCAATCCATTCTATAGGTCTAGGAGTATTTTAGCTTTGAATAGTAGTTTTATACAGTTGAGAGtcacaaaatgaaaatgtttttgcATTGAGTGTCattttttcactataggtctgTTGAGTCTAGTTTTGAACACTAGAAATATTCCAGCAAGTATATTGGGTTGTTGTAGTAAACAAGTGTCTTATCAACAAAGATTTGgcgaaaataaaaatgttttactaaGTTTGATTTGATCTGAAACTGTTTTTATGTAAAAAGTGTGAGTATGGAAGTtgcaaatataatcaaatcaatcTAGAACTTGATTTAAGATATCAAAAGAAGTGATTATAGTGTTCAAAACCGTGTTGGAGTTTGATTTCACAGATTCCTCCTCTCACAAGAGGTAAGTGAGTAAAAGTTaacatttcttcttcctcacactTGTCTTTGAAAACACATGTTCAAGCATAATGAAAAGCACGAAGAAACAATATACGTAGGTTatgtttttacatatttttacaGGACATATGACATCAGAAATAGAGTAATTCTAACGTCTTATAGGTCTTTGACATCAGAATCTTATATCTTTCGACATTCTAtagtaatcaaattttatatctatCTGTCAAACGTTTTAATGTTTTGATAAAACTCGAATGAAATATAATGTCCAGAAGATGAATTTCCAATATTAATGGATGTCGGAATTCACCTCTTCTGACATCTAATTATTTATTGGACATTCCAAAGAGTACTTTTGTGTAAGTTGACATAAGTCATACAACCATATAACATCTAGAAAATGAAACTccaaagataatgatatttagacaacatttttttgacaatatttgaacattgattatgtgtcaatctgtaattggtaaaaatttactccacaataatgtttatgattattattattgattgtggagtaattttttatcaattacagattgacacataatcaatttcaaatgttgtcaaaaaaatgttatctaaatataattatccaACTCCAAATGGATGTGAGAATCTAACattttcaacatcaattaaGCATATGATGtcagtattttaaaatttatgacgTCTAAATTGTagaattatttatgataatattaccggtaatttttaatgttatatttttttttatgcttacgcTAAAAGTGAAAGAACTAAGGATAAGGataataaaatgtttgtatGATAGATGATAAGTTAGTTGAATTTGGAAATTAATAAATCAGAGACACGCGACAAAAATTAGAATGTAAATGtcttttaaaaactaataaaaagtataattattatgttataaaaGCTTAACAATGTTaatgtcttttaaaattaataatttcataggaattttttttttacgttcatatttattttttaattttattctttatataaaagactgttttttttgggttaaatatgcttgTAGTCCCTATacttggggcgattttggttttagtccctctttcaaactaaggtacaatttagtccttcaactttaaaaaactctgattttagtcctttttatcaaatttttttaactttatttgttgttttaagcacgtttcattatagcatttggattgtttatcctgtttgacacatttttgcttcaatgttaagttagaaacgtgtttgaaaccgcaaataaagttaaaaaaaatttgataaaaaggactaaaaacaaagttttctaaagttggaggactaaattgtaccttagtttgaaagagggactaaaaccaaaatcaccccaaaatacagggactaaaaacatatttaaccttttttttttaaattgaaataattattttatcaattttatctttaaattattgtttttaatttttttttttcaattcagtgattttttatttttaaccattttattatattttattatcagaaAAGCTTGAGGAAGAtgaatatctttaaatattaaatttgtataactattattttattaaagactTTAAAATTAAAGGGAGTTTGTTTAACATAACCTCAAAACATAAATGACTcaacaaattgaaataaaaggatacacaaataatatatatatatatatatatatatatatatatatatatatatatataattttaaccaAATTCTGTCAAAGCTAAAACTAGgtattttatgaattatgaaATCCTCATAAgcttttttaacttatattatttttttcaaaaatattttaaacatagaTAAAATATGGAAAGTAATATGACTAATCTTTTACCCCCATAAAAACTGGGAAAAACATTCTAcgtaaaaattattgaatatataaatattggcTTGAATTCGTTGTAGTTTATTAGCTCTTTctatcaatgaaattaattaaatattttctttcatcattttttgtctttattttatcttaaccTTCTAAATGTTCATTTTCtagtcaaaatatcaaaattttaccTTCTAAAAAGCTAATTGCATAATCATTCAAattcatcaaatatttaaatattactttaagtTTGTTTCATATCACAAACACATCATAAATctcaaaaaagataaaaaaaaaactataaattaataattttgaataaaagataatttgacaataaaataaatatctaataGAACTGAAAGTGAAGGAACATTATGATCTAATTCCCTCAAATaaatgtttcaaaaaaaattgaaataatatatgcataaatatttacattagaTCAGACAACTTTTACATAATATTACTATCTAATTAAGGACAAATgtaatctatatatattttccaATAAGTcacattcaaatttatttacGTGTTATACATTTTAAGATGAAAAGCTATACACAGATTTGTAAGTGGCATTTTCCAATTAGTTTAGAGTTTCACTTACAAAAAATGTAACGCATTTAATAAgaatgatattaataaaaagaaactcTTGTATAACTGTATTTAACATATGGTTGTTTATATTAGTCTTCTCTAAAATTTATTCCAAACATTTTCTATACTAGGGACAACCGGTCGGCCGTCTGAAATAGAATCGGACGGTCTATTGGTCAAGACAAACCAGTCTATTGAAAACATCTAGATGGAAGCAGGCAGTTATCCTTGTAAGACGGTTGGCTAGCGTGAATGAAAGGAACCGGACGGTAAGATGCGGACGGTCTGCATGATTAAGGTAAGGCCAAGGTAATTAGGATAATTACATGCTTAAAGTGATTGGCCTGtgattgggccttgattaagatTGCCTTAATACTAGGCCCATATCCAGCACTATAAATACATGTCAGAGGTACCAAGTAAGTAGGTTCATTTATTACACATTTACTTCTGAGTTCAGACATCCGATCGGATAACCTAACTAACTTAAGCATCGGAGtacctttggcaggtaccctCCGGGCGCATCGAACATAGGAGAAGGTGGACTATTGGAGGATAGATTTCGGGATTAGTGGACGACCTAAGGAGAAGAAATTGTATAGGTTTGGTGACTCGGCTTCACACCagaacattttggcgcccaccgtggggccgagcgtccaaacccaatggtgaccacaaggaACACGACCACCGAAGATCCCATGGAGGCGATAAGGATATTACGGTAGCAGATGGAAGACATGAAACGCCAACACGAGGAAGAGCTGTCGGCGGTAAGGGAAGAGTGCGCAGCTCGTATCGCTCGGAAGAGGGCGGTGAAGGAGAAAGGCAAGGAGGTGACTGGTTGGGAGCAAGAAGAAGACCACCGAGCTGCAACCACTCGAGAGGGCACGACCGAGCACATCAATGCTTCGGATCGAACTTGGAAGATAGGAGAAATCGAGCTGAGCAGAAGCCAAGAGAAGACCGAGAGAGTAACCAACACTCTCATCACCGTGCCCGCGGTGAAGGAAGAGGAAACAGTCGGCCAACTGCCGTTTACTCAAGCCATTATGGATGTCCACATATCTGAGCACTTTGTGCCGCCCTAACTCAGCATATATGACGGGACTACTGACCTCGACGATCACATCCAGGCCTTTTCTACTAGGATGGCGTTCAGAACTGGCAACAGGGCTATATGGTGTCGAGCCTTTTCGTTGTCGTTAGAAGGAGAGGCGCTGGAGTGGTTCAACTCTTTACCGCCGAGCTCCATACAAAGTTTCGAAGGACTGAAAGAGATGTTCGGCAGACAGTTCGCCAGTAGCCGAGCCGAGGATCCTACAGTCTTTGAGCTATCTAACCTCAAGCAGGGTTAGGACGAGACGCTGAAGGCGTTCATGGACCGGTATCAGAAAATGGTCAGGAGAGTCAAAGGACTGAATGTTGAGTTGGCCCTGCAGTACGTAATGCCTGCTCTCCGACCGGGACCTTTTAAAGATAGCGTATGCCGGAAGCGGCCAAAAACAATAGAGGAGTTAAGAGAGCGGGCGGCAGATGAAATGAGAGTAGAAGAAATGAAGTAGGCTTACAATAAGGAGAACCAGGAGGCGAAGGAGACAGTTGAGGGGAAGAGGTCCGACGGCCCTACCCGGCCTGGGGGATTCAGACCGAGAGAGGCTCCCTGGGGGGCCAAGTTTCAACAATACACCCCATTGAATGCCCCACCCGCGCGTATCTTACAAGAAGCGCTGAGTGTCAACCTGATTCCCCCTTTGAAGAAGCGGCCCACGCCGCCCGGAGCCGATGGCAACAAGCACTGCCTTTACCACCAAAATATGGGACATACCACTGAAGAGTGTGTAACCCTTCGAGATCAAATCGAAGAGCTGATCCGTGCTGGACACTTGAAGCAATATGTTAAAACTGCTCCCAACGAGCCACCGAGGGGGCGGCCGCCGAGCCCAGACACTAGAAAGGACCGCGACCGAGGCCAAAGTCGGCAGCCGCGACGACTGGACAACCAATCAAGATACGAGGAACGACGACATAGAAGTCGAAGCCGCAGCCGAGACCGACCAATCCGCGGAAGAAATAACACTATTTCAGGAGGTTTTGCCGGCGGAGGACCGTCGAGCTCCGCCCGAAAGCATCATGTCAGGGCGTTGCGTTCGGTAAACAGCGTGCGCACTGCCCGAAAATCGATGCCACCTATAGCATTCACCGATGACGACTTCCACGCACCGGATTTGGAGCAGGATGACCCAATGGTTATCACGGCGGAAATCGCCCGGTATGAGATAGGAAAGGTCCTAGTTGACCAGGGAAGCTCGGCTAACATCCTCTACTGGAAGACCTTCTTGCAGATGGACCTGTCCGAAGAGTTGATCGTTTCGTTCCACGAGCAGATAGTGGGATTCGCGGGCGAAAGGGTGGACACTCGGGGGTACATGGTCCTCCGCACACGGCTAGGAACGGGGAGGGATGGTGATGAAAAAAAGGTTCAATATCTCCTAGTCGATGCAAACACATCTTACAATGTTTTGCTGGGGCGGCCCTGCCTCAATTCGTTCGGTGCTATAGTGTCGACACCACATTTAACCCTGAAGTACCCCAATAAGCGGCAAAGAATCGTGGTCGTCCGAGCCGATCAAAAAACAGCACGAGAATGTTATGCAGCAGGACTAAGGATGTATCCCAGAGTTCCCAGGGCGAAGGTCCCCCGGTCAGAGGTAGCCATGACAGACCTAGATCCCCGAATAGATACAGAGGACCGAATGGAGCCGCACGAGAAGTTGTAGTCGGCCAAGTTGGGACCGAGGGAGGACCAAGTCACTACAATAGCTAGTGGGCTAGATCAGGCAGTGGAGAATGGGTTGAAGAAGATATTGTGGCAGAACCGGGACCTGTTCGTGTGGACGACAACCAATATGCCCAGAATCCATCCTTCGATCATGACACATCATATGGCACTCTTCAAAGAGGCGCGACCGGTAGCACAGAAGAGACGTCGATTAGGCGCTGAGAAGGCTAGGGCAGTGGAAGAGGAGGTGACGAAGTTGAAGGAGGCCGGGTTCATCCGGGCGATAATGTATACCACATGGTTAACAAACGTCGTCATGGTGAAGAAGCCTAACGGGAAATGGAGAATGTGTATAGACTACACCGACCTAAACAAAGCATGCCCGAAGGACTCTCATCCACTCCCGAATATCGATAATCTAGTGGATGGAGCATCGGGCCACCGGATGCTCAGTTTCCTGGACGCATACTCGGTGTAAAACCAGATACCCATGCATGAAGCCGACCATGAAAAGACGACGTTTATCACCAACAAAGGGAGCTACTGTTATGACGTCATGCCGTTTGGACTAAAAAACGCCGGTGCCACGTACCAACGGCTGATGGACAAGATTTTTGCCAACCAGATTGGGCGGTGTATGGAGGTATATGTGGACGACATGGTCGTCCGGTCAGCGGCGCCTGAAGACCACCTTCATGACCTAGAAGAAGTGTTCCGGCAGGTACGCCGCTATAATATACGCCTTAACCCTGCAAAATGTACTTTTGGTGTCTCTACAGGAAAGTTCCTAGGCTTTATGCTAACCGAGAGAGGGATAGAGGCCAAACCCGATAAGCGCACGACCATCCTCAACATGAAGAGCCCGAACAACCTGAAAGAAATCCAACGGCTCGTCAGACGACTGACCGCACTCGCTAGATTCATCCCAAAATTGGCAGACCGGATCCGGCCAGTAgtgaaaagaatgaagaaagggAACGAAGCGGGGGCGTGGGACGCCGATTGCGAGCGAGCGTTCTCTAAGGTGAAAAACATGTTAACCAACCCCCCGGTGATGAACCGGCCCCTTCCCAATGTGGATTTGCAGGTGTATTTATGGGTATCCAACGAAGTCATTAGTGCGGCCTTGGTGCAGGAGGCCACCTCGCCTCGCCTCGTATACTTCGTCAGCCGGGTGCTTCAACCGGCCGAGACCCGCTATCAGCAGGTAGAGAAGGTCGCTTTGGCCCTCCTACACGCCTCCAGGAGGCTTCGTCCTTATTTCCAAAGCCACCAGGTGGTTGTCAGGACTGACCATCCCGTCTCCAAGATTTTGAGGAAGCCAGATATCGTCAGACGCATGGTAAGCTAGGATGTCGAACTGTCAGAATTCGGCTTATGTTTTGAACCACGTGGATCCGTGAGGGGACAACACTTGGCAGACTTTGCGCTGGAGTTACCCCGAACTCAACCTTTCGAATATtggagcctctatgttgacggAGCAGCCGGGCGGGTTGGTGCAGGCGCCAGAGTAGTGCTGGAGGGACCGGATGGCTTTCTGATCGAGTAGTTCCTCGTGTTCAAATTGAAAGCATCAAACAACCAGGCTGAGTATGAGGCCTTGATCGTTGGGCTCGCACTTGCCTCGACAATGGGAGCTCGTTCCCTCACATGAAAAACCGATTCCCA contains these protein-coding regions:
- the LOC106763598 gene encoding uncharacterized protein LOC106763598, with translation MDRYQKMVRRVKGLNVELALQYVMPALRPGPFKDSEAKETVEGKRSDGPTRPGGFRPREAPWGAKFQQYTPLNAPPARILQEALSVNLIPPLKKRPTPPGADGNKHCLYHQNMGHTTEECVTLRDQIEELIRAGHLKQYVKTAPNEPPRGRPPSPDTRKDRDRGQSRQPRRLDNQSRYEERRHRSRSRSRDRPIRGRNNTISGGFAGGGPSSSARKHHVRALRSVNSVRTARKSMPPIAFTDDDFHAPDLEQDDPMVITAEIARYEIGKVLVDQGSSANILYWKTFLQMDLSEELIVSFHEQIVGFAGERVDTRGYMVLRTRLGTGRDGDEKKVQYLLVDANTSYNVLLGRPCLNSFGAIVSTPHLTLKYPNKRQRIVVVRADQKTARECYAAGLRMYPRVPRAKVPRSEVAMTDLDPRIDTEDRMEPHEKL